A genomic segment from Scomber japonicus isolate fScoJap1 chromosome 11, fScoJap1.pri, whole genome shotgun sequence encodes:
- the dbi gene encoding acyl-CoA-binding protein, with protein MADLKAKFDAAAEEVKQLKAKPADEEMLQVYSLFKQATVGDVNTARPGMFDFTGKAKWDAWEKQKGKSNEDAMNEYINLVEQLKQKYGV; from the exons ATGGCTGATCTAAAG GCTAAATTTGACgctgcagcagaggaggtgaAGCAGCTGAAAGCGAAGCCTGCCGATGAAGAGATGCTGCAAGTCTACTCGCTGTTCAAGCAGGCCACCGTGGGTGACGTCAACACAG CTCGTCCAGGGATGTTTGATTTCACTGGGAAAGCCAAATGGGACGCCTGGGAGAAGCAGAAAG GCAAGAGCAACGAGGACGCCATGAACGAGTACATCAACCTGGTGGAGCAGCTTAAGCAGAAGTATGGAGTCTAA